The window ATGTGTTTGAATTCAGGAAACTGCAAGTGTTCATAAAGTTTCATAATCATCCCCACTTCTAATCCCAAATTTTGACATTCAGGTATAATGCCAAGCACAATTCCTCTTATCTTATTGATTTTAGATTTATACAAAAGAAAGCGGATTTTGGTCAGCCAATTAAACTTACCGTTAGCACCTTTAAAAAGTTGATTGATATTCAATACATTGATAAAAAAACCAGCAGGTTTGCCGTTAGAATACACAAACCAGTTAAGTTTTTCGGGTGCAATGGGGAGCATGGCTTGCATCTGCTTGCGCACCTGTTCGACAGACATAGGCCTATAGAACTCATGTGTCTGCCAAGCTTCATTATATATTTCAGTAAAATCTCGCGCAAACCCTTCTTGTTTGGATTTGTCCAAATGTCTGAACTCATATTTAGGATTATTCAATACACGTGTAGCAAGTTTTGAAAAGCGCTCCAGATTAAAGCTGCCGCGCCTCAGCGAATAAGTAAGTTGTTCAAAATCCTTTTTGAATCCAAAGTTTTCAAATAGTTCTTTGTAATAAGGCGGATTATAATTCTCTTTGTAAGAGGGGCTTTTGAAACCTTGTGTCATCAAGCCCCAGAAGCTATCCCTATCTCCAAAGTTGATGGGAGCAAGCGCAAAGGAAAAGCCCTTATCTCTCAGCCATTCTATTCCGGTTCTGAACAACAAATTGGCGGCTTCTTGATTGTTGACACAATCAAAAAAACCTAATCCGCAAAAGGGTCTTTCCTTATTTTCATGATGAAAAAAAGCCGCTATTTTACCGATGGTTTTATGATTAGATTGAAGCAGCCATCTTTTAGCTTCACCATACTTCAAAAAATGATTGAACTTATGGTCAAAAACCCCTTCAATATCACTATCAAGATGCCGAATAAATTCCGGTACATCTTTGTAATGCACAGTTGGAAACTCAAGAAACTCTTTAATTGCACGCTGAGTATTTACTTCTACAACTCTCATTGGGGGATTAGCGACTGCAATATTAGATATTTTCTTTTGTGAGATACACCCTAATTAACTTTATCAACTTTGATTTTCATTAATATTGCCCTATGTTTTCAAACAGAACAAAACACGCGATATTATTTTTAATTAGTTTTTTCACGTTACAACTTATCCAAGCCTATGATCTTGATTTGAGTACTCCATCCCAAACCATTTTCACCCATTCTCATTATCTCCAACCTGATTCATACGAGCCCGAGCGTGCAGCTAAGGCAATTTATGGGAAACATGGAAAAACAGCAGAAGCATTGGCAATCAAGCTCAAGCATTATATGGATGTTAAACTGCTCATTATTGACACCGCAGTTTATCCCAATGTTACTGACTATAAAGACAGTTCCACAAAAAAATATATTTATTTCCCGTTTAGTGACAACCGTGACATTTACCTGCAACGGATTGGCGGCAAATGGTATTACTCGCCCCATACAGTTTCGCAGATTCAAACATTATATGATGCAGCGGTACCGTTTGGCAGCGATTTCATCATTGACCTTTTTGGAAGTTTTGGGCAAAATATTTTCTTGGGGCTTCGAGTTTGGCAATGGTTGAGCTTAGTCATTCTCATTGCTTGTATTATTTTGATATACAGAATTCAAAGATGGTTGTTAAATGCTGTCATGAAAGGAATTTTGTACAGAAAAAAAACCATTTCACAAGAAGCACTCAAAACCATAAAATTATTTGGCAAATACGCAAGCGTATATTTGATAATGCACTATACACGCCTTTTCATCCCTTCGATTCAATTACCTGCAAAAATCAATATTTTTATTATCCGAGGTCTTGAATTTACAACCATCATTTTTCTTGTCATATTGCTTTTTGCAGCCATCGATTTGTTTATCGCCAGATATACAAAAATTACTTCTGCCAAAGCAAATCCTTTAGCAAATCAATTCAGACCCATTCTGCAAGTGCTCCTCAAAACACTTTCTGTTGCAATTGGCACAGGCTTAATGCTCAAAACTTTGAATGTCAACATTGGCGCTTTATTAGCCGGAGTTTCCATTGCAGGATTGGCGATTGCGCTTGCAGCACAAGACACAGTAAAAAATGTACTTGGCTCTATTATTATCTTCTTTGATCAACCTTTCAAGATTGGAGATGATATTTCAGTTGACAGCTTAGAAGGAACTGTGGAATTTGTTGGATTAAGAGCTACTCGGCTGCGTTCTTATGATAACTCATTAATATATGTCCCTAATAGCAAACTAACCGATTCTTATATCAATAATAAAGGGTTGCGAGTTTACAGGAGATATTTCACCAATCTTGGCATCATGTATGGCACCCCCTCTTATCTGGTTGATGCATTTATTGCTGGTCTTAAAGAGATGATTCATACTCATCCAAACGCTCGCAAAGACTCTACCCAAGTCTCTCTTTACAGCTTAGAATCCAGCTCAATAAACATTCGTGTCAATATATTCTTTAGTGTACCGAGTTTTGATATAGAACTCAAAGCTAGAGAGGATATCATCAAGGGTATGATTGCACTGGCAGACACACTTGGGGTTCAGTTTGCCTTTCCGACCACCACAATTCATATAGAGAACCAACCCGGTCAACCGTCTTTAAGCCCGAAGTATCAACCTGATTCAACTCAGATTAAAAAAGCAGTTAGTGAGTTTGTGGAACAATATAAAAAACAATTTGAACAAAAATGACACTTCTCTATCTAAACCTAAACCATAACTTTGCGGTCTAGTATGAGCCAAGTTAGAGTAAGATTTGCACCCAGCCCCACGGGGGCATTACATATTGGAGGAGTAAGAACTGCCCTCTTCAATTATTTGTTT is drawn from Bacteroidota bacterium and contains these coding sequences:
- a CDS encoding GNAT family N-acetyltransferase, producing MRVVEVNTQRAIKEFLEFPTVHYKDVPEFIRHLDSDIEGVFDHKFNHFLKYGEAKRWLLQSNHKTIGKIAAFFHHENKERPFCGLGFFDCVNNQEAANLLFRTGIEWLRDKGFSFALAPINFGDRDSFWGLMTQGFKSPSYKENYNPPYYKELFENFGFKKDFEQLTYSLRRGSFNLERFSKLATRVLNNPKYEFRHLDKSKQEGFARDFTEIYNEAWQTHEFYRPMSVEQVRKQMQAMLPIAPEKLNWFVYSNGKPAGFFINVLNINQLFKGANGKFNWLTKIRFLLYKSKINKIRGIVLGIIPECQNLGLEVGMIMKLYEHLQFPEFKHIKETELAWIGDFNPKMLSMLESLGAQVSKVHYTYTIDF
- a CDS encoding mechanosensitive ion channel family protein, producing the protein MFSNRTKHAILFLISFFTLQLIQAYDLDLSTPSQTIFTHSHYLQPDSYEPERAAKAIYGKHGKTAEALAIKLKHYMDVKLLIIDTAVYPNVTDYKDSSTKKYIYFPFSDNRDIYLQRIGGKWYYSPHTVSQIQTLYDAAVPFGSDFIIDLFGSFGQNIFLGLRVWQWLSLVILIACIILIYRIQRWLLNAVMKGILYRKKTISQEALKTIKLFGKYASVYLIMHYTRLFIPSIQLPAKINIFIIRGLEFTTIIFLVILLFAAIDLFIARYTKITSAKANPLANQFRPILQVLLKTLSVAIGTGLMLKTLNVNIGALLAGVSIAGLAIALAAQDTVKNVLGSIIIFFDQPFKIGDDISVDSLEGTVEFVGLRATRLRSYDNSLIYVPNSKLTDSYINNKGLRVYRRYFTNLGIMYGTPSYLVDAFIAGLKEMIHTHPNARKDSTQVSLYSLESSSINIRVNIFFSVPSFDIELKAREDIIKGMIALADTLGVQFAFPTTTIHIENQPGQPSLSPKYQPDSTQIKKAVSEFVEQYKKQFEQK